In a genomic window of bacterium:
- a CDS encoding sialidase family protein has product MQILKKEKGLKLWVLLIGLFSITNLCFGAEPVWGPDVRLTNNLAYSEFPAITSDANGIHIVWRDTRDGNHEIYYKRSQDGGNTWGPDVRLTNNSAVSGEPTITSDANGIHIVWYDYRDGNWEIYYKRSQDGGNTWESDVRLTDNLAYSFYPAITSNANGIHIVWVDYRDGNYEIYYKRSQDGGNTWGPDVRLTNALAVSGVPAITSDANGIHIVWVDERDGNYEIYYKRSQDGGNTWGPDVRLTNALNTSRAPAITSDANGIHIVWYDDRDGNWEIYYKRSQDGGNTWGLDVRLTNNSAVSGEPAITSDANGIHIVWDDNRDGNMEIYYKRGTFSPPPPSFTINIILNQGTFTTGETVKIDVRVDNPGSDTTVDVRICIKLPTNNYLQLIKMDDLTIPAGGIGPLNLITYTFTGNEPVGKYEVPGRLLHPNTGASLTTDIESFKFTP; this is encoded by the coding sequence ATGCAAATCTTAAAGAAAGAAAAGGGGTTAAAACTATGGGTCTTACTAATAGGGTTATTCTCGATTACAAACCTATGTTTTGGTGCTGAACCTGTGTGGGGACCGGATGTCCGATTGACTAATAATTTAGCTTATTCTGAGTTCCCAGCGATTACCTCAGATGCAAATGGGATACATATAGTCTGGAGGGATACTCGAGATGGAAATCACGAGATTTATTATAAGCGTAGTCAGGATGGAGGAAATACCTGGGGACCGGATGTCCGATTGACTAATAATTCAGCTGTCTCTGGGGAACCGACGATTACCTCAGATGCAAATGGGATACATATAGTTTGGTATGATTATCGAGATGGAAATTGGGAGATTTATTATAAGCGTAGCCAGGATGGAGGAAATACCTGGGAATCTGATGTCCGGTTGACTGATAATTTAGCTTACTCTTTCTATCCAGCGATTACCTCAAATGCAAATGGGATACATATAGTCTGGGTGGATTATCGAGATGGAAATTATGAGATTTATTATAAGCGGAGTCAGGATGGAGGAAATACCTGGGGACCGGATGTCCGGTTGACTAATGCTTTAGCTGTCTCTGGTGTCCCGGCGATTACCTCAGATGCAAATGGGATACATATAGTCTGGGTGGATGAGCGAGATGGAAATTATGAGATTTATTATAAGCGGAGTCAGGATGGAGGAAATACCTGGGGACCGGATGTCCGGTTGACTAATGCTTTAAATACCTCGCGGGCTCCTGCGATTACCTCAGATGCAAATGGGATACATATAGTTTGGTATGATGATCGAGATGGAAATTGGGAGATTTATTATAAGCGTAGTCAGGATGGAGGGAATACATGGGGATTGGATGTCCGATTGACTAATAATTCAGCTGTCTCTGGGGAACCTGCGATTACCTCAGATGCAAATGGGATACATATAGTCTGGGATGATAATCGAGATGGAAATATGGAGATTTATTATAAAAGAGGAACTTTTTCCCCACCTCCCCCATCATTCACTATTAACATTATCTTAAACCAGGGGACATTTACAACCGGGGAAACAGTAAAAATAGATGTCAGGGTAGATAATCCAGGTTCTGATACAACGGTTGATGTAAGGATTTGTATAAAGCTTCCTACTAATAACTATCTCCAGCTGATAAAGATGGATGATCTCACTATTCCTGCAGGCGGGATTGGTCCGTTAAATCTTATCACCTATACCTTTACCGGTAATGAACCAGTAGGTAAATATGAAGTACCTGGTAGATTACTTCATCCAAACACTGGTGCGTCTTTAACTACCGATATTGAATCTTTCAAGTTTACCCCTTGA